One segment of Pseudodesulfovibrio sp. 5S69 DNA contains the following:
- a CDS encoding HD domain-containing phosphohydrolase has product MGIERLEGRDDAVLTILKITDEVNQLKDVDTILDKILQESRRFSGADAGSIFLVDNDRLIFSYVQNDTLFKAEAANAALYQNFGIPISEQSIVGYVAKTRQSLAIDDAYELDPTLPFSFNKSFDEKSGFRTTSMLTIPLIAQESRLVGVMQLINAKNESGAVVPFSDEARTYIPLFCNNASVAIERGIMNRELILRMMQMAELRDPAETGAHVQRVGAYCAEIYGTWAARRGHSAKEIKNTRDNLRLAAMLHDVGKVGISDAILKKPAKLTDEEYDIMKWHTVYGARLFKNQTSELDRMSMEIALCHHEKWAGRGYPSIPRDQVWAEAPEIGGAPMSGEGIPLSARICAVADVYDALASPRSYKDPFPDEKCLGILEKDAGTHFDPEIVEIFLEIFDVIKAIRDKWVETPGA; this is encoded by the coding sequence ATGGGCATCGAACGATTGGAGGGCCGCGACGACGCGGTGTTGACGATTCTCAAGATCACGGACGAGGTCAACCAGCTCAAGGACGTGGACACGATCCTGGACAAGATCCTCCAGGAATCCAGGCGGTTTTCCGGCGCGGACGCCGGGTCCATATTCCTGGTGGACAACGACCGGCTGATCTTCAGCTACGTCCAGAACGACACCCTGTTCAAGGCCGAGGCCGCCAACGCCGCCCTGTACCAGAATTTCGGCATCCCCATCAGCGAACAGTCCATCGTCGGCTACGTGGCCAAGACCCGGCAGAGCCTGGCCATCGACGACGCCTACGAGTTGGACCCGACCTTGCCCTTTTCCTTCAACAAGTCCTTTGACGAAAAGTCCGGCTTCCGGACCACCAGCATGCTGACCATCCCGCTCATCGCCCAGGAGAGCAGGCTGGTCGGGGTCATGCAGTTGATCAACGCCAAGAACGAGTCCGGCGCGGTGGTTCCCTTCTCCGACGAGGCCAGGACCTACATCCCCCTGTTCTGCAACAACGCCTCGGTGGCCATCGAGCGCGGCATCATGAACCGCGAGCTCATTCTGCGCATGATGCAGATGGCCGAGCTGCGCGACCCGGCCGAGACCGGGGCGCACGTCCAGCGGGTGGGCGCGTACTGCGCGGAAATCTACGGCACCTGGGCCGCCCGCCGGGGTCACTCCGCCAAGGAGATCAAGAACACCCGCGACAACCTGCGCCTGGCCGCCATGCTCCACGACGTGGGCAAGGTCGGCATCTCCGACGCCATCCTCAAGAAGCCCGCCAAGCTGACCGACGAGGAGTACGACATCATGAAGTGGCACACGGTCTACGGGGCCCGGCTCTTCAAGAACCAGACCTCGGAACTGGACCGCATGTCCATGGAGATCGCCCTGTGCCACCACGAAAAATGGGCGGGCCGGGGCTACCCCTCCATCCCCCGGGACCAGGTCTGGGCCGAGGCCCCGGAGATCGGCGGCGCGCCCATGAGCGGCGAGGGCATTCCCCTGTCGGCGCGCATCTGCGCGGTGGCCGATGTGTATGACGCCCTGGCCTCCCCCCGGTCGTACAAAGACCCGTTCCCGGACGAGAAGTGCCTGGGCATCCTGGAAAAGGACGCGGGCACCCACTTCGACCCCGAGATAGTGGAAATCTTCCTGGAGATTTTCGACGTCATCAAGGCCATCCGCGACAAGTGGGTGGAAACCCCCGGGGCGTAG
- a CDS encoding cupin domain-containing protein, translating into MKVIQYTDVDPVELKVAGPGVTGRVVIGKADDDVNFCMRVIELEPGAQIPPHAHPWEHQQFYHAGTGYVVRNGEKLALGPGSVVYVAPDEEHHVVNTGDVPMVLVCLIPKGIPEI; encoded by the coding sequence ATGAAGGTTATCCAGTATACGGACGTGGATCCCGTGGAACTGAAGGTGGCCGGGCCGGGCGTGACGGGCCGGGTGGTCATCGGCAAGGCCGACGACGACGTCAATTTCTGCATGCGGGTCATCGAGCTCGAACCCGGCGCGCAGATCCCGCCTCACGCCCACCCGTGGGAACACCAGCAGTTCTACCACGCGGGCACCGGCTACGTGGTCAGGAACGGCGAAAAGCTGGCCCTCGGGCCGGGCAGCGTGGTCTACGTAGCCCCGGACGAGGAGCACCACGTGGTCAACACAGGCGACGTGCCCATGGTTCTCGTCTGCCTCATCCCCAAAGGCATTCCGGAAATCTAG
- the hcp gene encoding hydroxylamine reductase, protein MFCYQCEQTAKGGCTKIGVCGKTDSTATLQDLLLHLTKGLAQVAVAARGQGIEDNEVNRFISEAVFSTLTNVNFDDARFVTLINKCVSLREGLKAKVSGVEFGGPATMAPALDIPGMVAQGKAVGVESDPEPNADIKSLKHTLTYGLKGVAAYMDHAAILGKEDDELYAKFQGLLVATLATGLTLEQAVEAGLECGRINIRAMELLDDANTSAYGHPVPTQVKLGPTAGKAILVSGHDLKDLETLLKQTEGKGINVYTHGEMLPCHGYPELHKYPHLAGHYGTAWQNQKKEFAEFPGAILMTTNCIQDPKKYIENIFTTGLVGWPGAVHVGNDDFTPVIERALAMPGFEADIDKGSVMTGFARNAVMSVADTVINAVKSGDIRHFFLVGGCDGAKPGRNYYTEFVEQAPADTVILTLACGKFRFFDKQLGDIGGIPRLLDVGQCNDAYSAVQIALALAKAFDCGVNDLPLSLILSWYEQKAVAILLSLLALGIKNIKLGPSLPSFITPNVLNLLVENYNIAPITTPEADLAEILG, encoded by the coding sequence ATGTTTTGTTACCAGTGTGAACAGACCGCCAAGGGCGGTTGCACCAAAATCGGCGTGTGCGGCAAGACCGATTCCACCGCCACCCTCCAGGACCTTCTCCTCCACCTGACCAAAGGCCTCGCCCAGGTGGCCGTGGCTGCCCGCGGACAGGGCATTGAAGATAATGAGGTGAACCGCTTCATCTCCGAGGCGGTCTTCTCCACCCTGACCAACGTGAATTTCGACGACGCCCGGTTCGTCACCCTGATCAACAAGTGCGTGTCCCTGCGCGAAGGGCTCAAGGCCAAGGTCTCGGGCGTGGAGTTCGGCGGCCCGGCCACGATGGCCCCGGCCCTCGACATCCCCGGCATGGTGGCCCAGGGCAAGGCGGTCGGCGTGGAGTCCGACCCCGAGCCGAATGCGGACATCAAGTCCCTGAAGCACACCCTGACCTACGGCCTCAAGGGCGTGGCCGCCTACATGGACCACGCCGCCATCCTCGGCAAGGAGGACGACGAGCTGTACGCCAAGTTCCAGGGGCTGCTGGTCGCCACCCTGGCCACCGGCCTGACCCTGGAGCAGGCTGTGGAGGCCGGGCTCGAGTGCGGACGCATCAACATCCGGGCCATGGAGCTGCTGGACGACGCCAACACCTCGGCCTACGGCCATCCCGTGCCCACCCAGGTCAAGCTCGGCCCCACCGCGGGCAAGGCCATCCTGGTCTCCGGCCACGACCTCAAGGACCTCGAAACCCTGCTCAAGCAGACCGAGGGCAAAGGCATCAACGTCTACACCCACGGCGAGATGCTGCCCTGCCATGGCTATCCCGAGCTGCACAAGTATCCGCATCTGGCCGGCCACTACGGCACTGCCTGGCAGAACCAGAAAAAGGAATTTGCCGAGTTCCCGGGCGCCATCCTGATGACCACCAACTGCATCCAGGACCCCAAAAAGTATATCGAGAACATCTTCACCACCGGCCTGGTGGGCTGGCCCGGCGCGGTCCATGTTGGGAATGACGATTTCACTCCCGTCATCGAGCGGGCCCTGGCCATGCCGGGATTTGAAGCGGATATCGATAAGGGATCGGTAATGACCGGTTTTGCCCGCAACGCGGTCATGTCCGTGGCCGACACGGTTATCAACGCGGTCAAGTCCGGCGACATCCGCCACTTCTTCCTGGTGGGCGGCTGCGACGGCGCCAAGCCCGGCCGCAACTACTACACCGAGTTCGTGGAGCAGGCCCCGGCCGACACGGTCATCCTGACCCTGGCCTGCGGCAAGTTCCGCTTCTTCGACAAGCAGCTCGGCGATATCGGCGGCATCCCGCGCCTGCTCGACGTGGGCCAGTGCAACGACGCCTACTCCGCGGTCCAGATCGCCCTGGCCCTGGCCAAGGCCTTCGACTGCGGGGTCAACGACCTGCCGCTCTCCCTGATCCTGTCCTGGTACGAACAGAAGGCCGTGGCCATCCTCCTGTCCCTGCTCGCGCTCGGCATCAAGAACATCAAGCTCGGGCCGTCCCTGCCGTCCTTCATCACCCCCAACGTCCTCAACCTGCTGGTCGAGAACTACAACATCGCCCCCATCACCACCCCCGAGGCCGACCTGGCCGAGATCCTGGGCTAG
- a CDS encoding VOC family protein: MRTRLDHIVIAATDMEQGVIWAEKRLGVRVPRGGVHETMGTRNHVMRIGEEMFLEIIAINPDGPVPAKPRWFGLDDPAVRERLDRSPAFLGWVANTDDLDAFLDAAPMSFGRATPVSRGELNWRFALPSDGRLLAGGMLPYAIQWQTGSHPALAMPDLNCRLLGLDIYHPYPEWLGGILEAVGPVDMVEMHPLPPMELPRMAARIDTPEGVRLLETMPGACGCPPHRG; encoded by the coding sequence ATGCGTACCCGACTGGATCATATCGTCATTGCGGCCACGGACATGGAACAAGGCGTGATCTGGGCCGAGAAACGGCTCGGCGTGCGCGTGCCGCGCGGCGGAGTGCACGAGACCATGGGCACCCGTAACCACGTCATGCGCATCGGCGAGGAAATGTTCCTGGAGATCATCGCCATCAACCCGGACGGGCCGGTCCCGGCCAAGCCGCGCTGGTTCGGCCTGGACGACCCCGCGGTGCGCGAGCGGCTGGACCGTTCGCCCGCCTTCCTGGGCTGGGTGGCCAACACCGACGACCTCGACGCCTTCCTGGACGCGGCCCCCATGTCCTTTGGCCGGGCCACGCCGGTCAGCCGGGGCGAGCTCAACTGGCGGTTCGCCCTGCCCTCGGACGGGCGGCTCCTGGCCGGAGGCATGCTGCCCTACGCCATCCAGTGGCAGACCGGGTCCCACCCGGCCCTGGCCATGCCCGATCTGAACTGCCGCCTGCTCGGACTGGACATCTACCACCCGTACCCCGAGTGGCTGGGCGGAATCCTTGAGGCCGTGGGCCCGGTGGACATGGTCGAAATGCACCCTCTGCCGCCCATGGAGCTGCCTCGCATGGCCGCGCGCATCGACACGCCGGAGGGCGTTCGCCTGCTGGAGACCATGCCCGGCGCCTGCGGTTGCCCGCCGCACCGGGGATAG
- a CDS encoding PAS domain S-box protein, translating to MPQPDRFSRVFCPLLLAALALWVLLAPATARASDSKQILLLNSFHQGYLWTDEVGRGLRDVLRPRETGITLHVEYMDTMRVEFNGRYEQQLMNVYAHKYRGVGLDLILATDNAAYEFLRRHHDELFPGIPVVFGGVNFFRPDQLKGHPLFTGVAEVLAARQTIDCALNLLPGTKTVYVINDYSCTGVAVRKSIEAQLLGLDPAIAVVFCGNSDLASILKHVDRLPANAMILLSVFNRDGSGRFYDKSEVAEAVSARAKVPVFGILQTDLGHGIVGGMLSNGHDQGQAMAQIALHVMAGRAPREIPVLQGSAYVPEFDYARLKRFDLNLAKLPAGSVTRNRPNSFYREHSGVLLGVAGFGILQSLIILALVLNITRRRRAEKELRTAHRTLEQRVKERTSELRQSEEVMRTIFDYSYDAIIIHDGNGHILEVNQRMIEMFGLEGMDPLGVSLARDLSSKDNPLYAMAGIMREVLGGKPHHMEWRVRRYRDSREFEVEVHLSRITYRGEEAILANIRDISVRKESENAIRQDLVKFEAILENSLMGIAMSVGRRIVTINRRGAAIFGYSTEDILNNTLDLLLGHYQTEDDFVLAAKSALTERGEFNTEQAFRSRNGSTVWCRMYAKTVDRRDLSKGVIWAWDDVTENRRAQEDLLRTREDAEAANRAKSEFLAAMSHEIRTPMNAIVGMTEITLQTDLTEDQRDYLKTVKDSAQHLLSIINDILDLSKIEARKLELDHVDFDLPFHVKTTIKGLEIQARQKGLDMALEIDGAVPHCVKGDPLSLRQVLVNLAGNAVKFTHRGTITIRVRGASGTAPDEARTVGVTFSVEDTGIGIPREFLDSIFQSFSQSTRAFGGTGLGLAICKQLISLMGGDIRVDSTVGKGSTFSFTAWFEPGFSCPIPDENDLDRPLDSPSRPVRVLVAEDNDVNIMVTTLKLEEMGYTFAVAKTGLEVLDLLKREPFDLILMDIEMPVLDGISTTKAIRSAVPGGPIPDPHIPIIGVTAHALKEFRDKSLDAGMDDYVAKPVDFHELAVIINRLIGASPAPLPPPDAGTTQPEAEPMDALPPWTPESAMEHLGVDEAIFADFLVTARGELALLLEELEQATGAGNTAKAGELAGTARSVCTAIGANAAALAAATMAAACTEGGDENVAFSRLRNEIESLMKIMD from the coding sequence ATGCCCCAGCCGGATCGTTTTTCCAGGGTCTTTTGCCCCTTGCTGCTCGCCGCCCTGGCGCTGTGGGTCCTGCTCGCGCCCGCCACGGCGCGGGCCTCGGACAGCAAGCAGATCCTCCTGCTCAACTCCTTCCACCAGGGGTACCTCTGGACCGACGAGGTTGGCCGGGGGCTTAGGGACGTGCTGCGCCCGCGCGAGACGGGCATCACCCTGCACGTGGAGTACATGGACACCATGCGGGTGGAGTTCAACGGCCGCTACGAACAACAGCTCATGAACGTCTACGCCCACAAATACAGGGGCGTGGGCCTGGACCTGATCCTGGCCACGGACAATGCGGCCTACGAATTCCTGCGCCGCCACCACGACGAACTCTTTCCGGGCATTCCCGTGGTCTTCGGCGGGGTGAATTTCTTCCGGCCCGATCAGCTCAAGGGCCACCCCCTGTTCACGGGCGTGGCCGAGGTCCTGGCCGCCCGGCAGACCATCGACTGCGCCCTCAACCTCCTGCCCGGCACCAAGACCGTCTACGTGATCAACGACTACTCCTGCACGGGCGTGGCCGTGCGCAAGTCCATCGAGGCGCAACTGCTCGGCCTGGACCCGGCGATCGCGGTGGTCTTCTGCGGGAACTCGGACCTGGCCTCCATCCTCAAACACGTGGACCGGCTGCCGGCCAACGCCATGATCCTGCTCAGCGTGTTCAATCGGGACGGTTCCGGACGCTTCTACGACAAGAGCGAGGTGGCCGAAGCGGTCTCGGCCCGCGCCAAGGTGCCGGTCTTCGGCATCCTGCAGACGGACCTGGGCCACGGCATCGTGGGCGGCATGCTCTCCAACGGCCACGACCAGGGCCAGGCCATGGCCCAGATCGCCCTGCACGTGATGGCCGGCCGCGCCCCCCGGGAAATCCCGGTCCTCCAGGGCAGCGCCTATGTCCCCGAGTTCGACTACGCCCGGCTCAAACGCTTCGACCTCAACCTGGCCAAGCTCCCGGCGGGCAGCGTCACCCGCAACCGCCCCAATTCCTTTTACCGCGAGCACTCCGGCGTGCTCCTGGGCGTGGCCGGGTTCGGTATCCTGCAATCCCTGATCATCCTGGCCCTGGTCCTGAACATCACCCGCAGGCGGCGGGCCGAAAAGGAACTGCGCACCGCCCACCGGACACTGGAGCAGCGGGTCAAGGAACGGACCAGCGAGTTGCGCCAGTCCGAGGAGGTCATGCGGACCATCTTCGACTACTCCTATGACGCCATCATCATCCACGACGGGAACGGACACATCCTGGAAGTCAACCAACGCATGATCGAGATGTTCGGCCTGGAGGGCATGGACCCGTTGGGCGTGTCCCTGGCCCGCGACCTGTCGAGCAAGGACAACCCCCTGTACGCCATGGCCGGGATCATGCGCGAAGTCCTGGGCGGCAAGCCCCACCACATGGAATGGCGCGTACGCCGCTACCGGGACAGCCGGGAATTCGAGGTGGAGGTCCATCTGAGCCGCATCACCTACCGGGGCGAGGAGGCCATCCTGGCCAACATCCGGGACATCTCCGTGCGCAAAGAGTCGGAGAACGCCATCCGCCAGGACCTGGTCAAGTTCGAGGCCATCCTGGAGAACTCCCTGATGGGCATCGCCATGTCCGTGGGGCGCAGGATCGTGACCATCAACCGGCGCGGCGCGGCGATCTTCGGCTATTCCACGGAGGATATCCTGAACAACACCCTGGACCTGCTGCTCGGCCACTACCAGACCGAGGACGACTTCGTCCTGGCGGCCAAGAGTGCCCTGACCGAGCGCGGGGAGTTCAACACCGAGCAGGCCTTCCGCAGCAGGAACGGCTCCACGGTCTGGTGCCGCATGTACGCCAAGACCGTGGACCGCCGGGACCTGTCCAAGGGCGTCATCTGGGCCTGGGACGACGTCACCGAGAACCGGAGGGCCCAGGAGGACCTGCTGCGCACCCGCGAGGACGCCGAGGCCGCCAACCGGGCCAAGTCCGAGTTCCTGGCCGCCATGAGCCACGAGATCCGCACCCCCATGAACGCCATCGTGGGCATGACCGAGATCACCCTGCAGACCGACCTGACCGAGGACCAGCGCGACTACCTCAAGACGGTCAAGGACTCGGCCCAGCACCTCCTGTCCATCATCAACGACATCCTCGACCTGTCCAAGATCGAGGCCCGCAAGCTCGAACTGGACCACGTGGACTTCGACCTGCCCTTCCACGTCAAGACGACCATCAAGGGGCTGGAAATCCAGGCCCGGCAGAAGGGGCTCGACATGGCCCTGGAAATTGACGGGGCCGTCCCCCACTGCGTCAAGGGCGACCCCCTGTCGCTCAGGCAGGTGCTCGTCAACCTGGCGGGCAACGCGGTCAAGTTCACCCACCGCGGGACCATCACCATCCGCGTGCGGGGTGCCTCGGGCACGGCCCCGGACGAGGCCCGGACCGTGGGCGTGACCTTTTCCGTGGAAGACACGGGCATCGGCATCCCGCGCGAATTCCTGGACTCCATCTTCCAGAGCTTCTCGCAGTCCACGCGCGCCTTCGGCGGCACCGGCCTGGGCCTGGCCATCTGCAAGCAGCTCATCTCGCTCATGGGCGGGGACATCCGGGTGGACTCCACCGTGGGCAAGGGCAGCACCTTTTCCTTCACGGCCTGGTTCGAACCCGGCTTCTCCTGTCCCATCCCCGACGAGAACGACCTCGACCGGCCGCTCGACTCCCCGTCCCGGCCCGTGCGCGTACTCGTGGCCGAGGACAACGACGTCAACATCATGGTCACCACCCTCAAGCTTGAGGAGATGGGCTACACGTTCGCCGTGGCCAAAACAGGCCTCGAGGTCCTGGACCTGCTCAAACGAGAGCCCTTCGACCTCATCCTCATGGACATCGAGATGCCGGTGCTGGACGGCATCTCCACCACCAAGGCCATCCGCTCGGCCGTTCCAGGCGGCCCCATCCCGGACCCGCACATCCCGATTATCGGGGTCACGGCCCACGCGCTGAAGGAATTCCGCGACAAAAGCCTGGACGCGGGCATGGATGACTACGTGGCCAAGCCCGTGGATTTCCACGAACTGGCCGTGATCATCAACCGGCTCATCGGCGCCTCACCCGCGCCCCTGCCGCCCCCGGATGCGGGCACGACCCAGCCCGAGGCCGAACCCATGGACGCCCTGCCGCCCTGGACCCCTGAGTCGGCCATGGAGCACCTGGGCGTGGATGAGGCCATCTTCGCCGACTTCCTGGTCACGGCCAGAGGCGAGCTCGCGCTCCTGCTCGAAGAGCTGGAACAGGCGACCGGCGCGGGCAATACGGCCAAGGCCGGGGAACTCGCGGGCACCGCCCGGTCCGTGTGCACGGCCATCGGGGCCAACGCGGCCGCCCTGGCCGCCGCCACCATGGCCGCCGCCTGCACGGAGGGGGGCGACGAGAACGTCGCTTTCTCCCGGCTCCGCAACGAGATAGAGAGCCTGATGAAAATCATGGACTAA
- the ercA gene encoding alcohol dehydrogenase-like regulatory protein ErcA produces the protein MSAEEFAELRKFVAPEFVFGPGAAMLAGQYAANLSSKKALVVSCRALEEIGCTGQVVDSLTREGVTCTMFSDVTPNPRHEEVMAGAEVYRQEGCDSIVAVGGGSPMDCAKAIGIVCTNDRHVLEFEGVDNVERPGPPLICIPTTAGTAADISQFCIINDTDRKVKIAIVSKTMVPDVALIDPRLTLTMGRQLTAHTGLDALTHAVEAFASNASSAITDLNALEAMRLIRLHLRNAVERPDDMEARTGMMLASTYAGLAFSNAILGAVHAMAHSLGGLLDLPHGLCNAILLDHVIAYNYDAEPEKYRRLGITLGADIPEGTSMEEARERTLEAVRALKRSVGVTDNLCDLGMTDEDLPLLAQNALADACMLTNPKQPTADELIQIFKQTC, from the coding sequence ATGTCCGCGGAGGAGTTTGCCGAGTTACGAAAATTCGTAGCCCCGGAGTTCGTCTTCGGCCCGGGCGCGGCCATGCTGGCCGGACAATACGCCGCCAACCTGTCCTCCAAGAAGGCCCTGGTGGTCTCCTGCCGTGCACTGGAGGAAATCGGCTGCACCGGACAGGTCGTGGATTCCCTGACCCGGGAGGGCGTGACCTGCACGATGTTCTCGGACGTGACCCCGAACCCGCGCCACGAAGAGGTCATGGCCGGCGCCGAAGTCTACCGGCAAGAGGGGTGCGACTCCATCGTGGCCGTGGGCGGCGGTTCGCCCATGGACTGCGCCAAGGCCATCGGCATCGTCTGCACCAACGACCGGCACGTGCTCGAATTCGAGGGCGTGGACAACGTGGAGCGGCCCGGACCACCGCTCATCTGCATCCCCACCACCGCCGGGACGGCTGCGGACATCTCCCAGTTCTGCATCATCAACGACACCGACCGGAAGGTCAAAATCGCCATCGTGTCCAAGACCATGGTGCCGGACGTGGCGCTCATCGACCCCCGCCTGACCCTGACCATGGGCAGGCAACTCACCGCGCACACCGGCCTGGACGCCCTGACCCACGCGGTCGAGGCCTTCGCCTCCAACGCCTCTTCGGCCATCACCGACCTGAATGCCCTGGAGGCTATGCGCCTGATCCGCCTGCACCTGCGCAACGCGGTGGAACGGCCCGACGACATGGAGGCGCGCACCGGCATGATGCTGGCCTCCACCTACGCGGGCCTGGCCTTCTCCAACGCCATCCTCGGCGCGGTCCACGCCATGGCCCACAGCCTGGGCGGCCTCCTGGACCTGCCCCACGGCCTGTGCAACGCCATCCTGCTGGACCACGTCATCGCCTACAATTACGACGCGGAACCCGAGAAATACCGCCGCCTGGGCATCACGCTGGGCGCGGACATCCCGGAGGGGACTTCCATGGAGGAGGCCAGGGAGCGCACCCTGGAGGCCGTCCGCGCGCTGAAGCGGAGCGTGGGCGTGACCGACAACCTCTGCGACCTGGGCATGACCGACGAGGACCTGCCCCTGCTGGCCCAAAACGCCCTGGCGGACGCCTGCATGCTGACCAACCCCAAACAACCGACGGCCGATGAGCTCATCCAGATTTTCAAACAAACCTGCTGA
- a CDS encoding PAS domain-containing sensor histidine kinase, producing MSSSRFSNKPADPEPVQVTEREKLIGLGKRSISKSYYPELKSRLDELEHFRALLDRVNDAIFVVDADSGSILDISGAADALLGCGPEQLRGLSFKEILPPHIRRHADNLFHNETKTVRMETEFSCPLCPGKPPIPVDLTLSLVSFQNQRQAIIVARDISERKRTERALKRSHDLLEIRVRERTEQLDRANRAKSEFLSTVSHELRTPLTAVLGFAKVTRKKLVGSIFPAVDRIADEGLKKEMEVVRKNLEIIAGEGQRLTMLINDVLDLAKMEANRVEYAMAPIRPEDFINKTVEVTSSLFDDNDLALKLDIEPHLPQVQGDMDRLMQVMVNLFSNAVKFTSKGGVTCTARAEGDAVRISVADTGIGIQPELLESIFEEFTQAGEHLSNRPAGTGLGLTICKHIIHEHGGRIWAESKPGHGSTFIFTLPALKSA from the coding sequence ATGAGCTCATCCAGATTTTCAAACAAACCTGCTGACCCCGAACCGGTCCAGGTCACGGAGCGCGAAAAGCTCATCGGGCTGGGCAAACGGTCCATCAGCAAGAGCTACTATCCGGAACTCAAGAGCCGGCTGGACGAACTCGAACATTTCCGCGCCCTGCTCGACAGGGTCAACGACGCCATTTTCGTGGTGGACGCGGACAGCGGCTCCATCCTGGACATCTCCGGCGCGGCCGACGCCCTGCTCGGCTGCGGCCCGGAGCAGCTCAGGGGGCTGTCTTTCAAGGAGATCCTGCCGCCTCACATCCGCCGCCACGCCGACAACCTCTTCCACAACGAGACCAAGACCGTGCGCATGGAGACCGAATTCTCCTGCCCCCTCTGTCCGGGAAAACCGCCGATCCCGGTGGACCTGACCCTCAGCCTGGTCTCCTTCCAAAACCAGCGCCAGGCCATCATCGTGGCCAGGGACATCAGCGAACGCAAACGCACGGAACGCGCCCTCAAGCGCAGCCACGACCTGTTGGAGATCCGGGTCCGCGAGCGGACCGAGCAATTGGACCGGGCCAACCGGGCCAAGTCCGAGTTCCTGTCCACCGTGTCCCACGAGCTGCGCACCCCCCTGACGGCCGTGCTCGGCTTTGCCAAGGTCACCCGCAAGAAGCTCGTCGGCTCCATCTTCCCGGCCGTGGACCGGATCGCGGACGAGGGACTGAAGAAGGAGATGGAGGTGGTCCGCAAGAACCTTGAGATCATCGCCGGGGAAGGCCAGCGGCTGACCATGCTCATCAACGACGTCCTCGACCTGGCCAAGATGGAGGCCAACCGCGTCGAATACGCCATGGCCCCCATTCGGCCCGAGGATTTCATCAACAAGACCGTGGAAGTCACCTCGTCCCTGTTCGACGACAACGACCTGGCCCTGAAACTGGACATCGAGCCCCACCTGCCCCAGGTCCAGGGCGACATGGACCGGCTCATGCAGGTCATGGTCAACCTCTTCTCCAACGCCGTGAAGTTCACCTCGAAAGGCGGGGTCACCTGCACGGCCCGGGCAGAGGGCGACGCCGTGCGCATCAGCGTGGCCGACACCGGCATCGGCATCCAGCCCGAGCTCCTCGAATCGATCTTCGAGGAGTTCACCCAGGCCGGGGAGCACCTGTCCAACCGCCCCGCCGGAACCGGCCTCGGCCTGACCATCTGCAAACACATCATCCACGAACACGGCGGCCGCATCTGGGCCGAGAGCAAGCCCGGACACGGCAGCACGTTCATTTTCACTCTGCCCGCCCTGAAAAGCGCCTAG
- a CDS encoding TrmH family RNA methyltransferase, which produces MQDHGRDKKDSKIYIVGNKPVKELLLDSPQRVDFVAFRKGRRDQAMEEILELCRTGNVPYKSVSAKDLDYMYRGNHQGVAARCAALDYTPLERLLEQAPEAPLPLIVALDQVQDTGNVGVLARTVHALGGAGLIVCQHHGAYIGAGAVRSSAGALNKLPVAKVGNLANAMKDCVNYDYTLYCARMTPDSDNVYTAELRTPAVLLLGNEEKGVRPGVAKFAHHSLHIPFLREFDSLNVAQAGAIIVSEFARRLG; this is translated from the coding sequence ATGCAAGATCACGGCCGGGATAAAAAAGATTCGAAAATCTACATAGTTGGCAACAAGCCGGTCAAGGAACTATTGCTGGACTCTCCACAAAGGGTGGATTTCGTGGCCTTCCGCAAGGGACGGCGCGACCAGGCCATGGAGGAAATCCTGGAATTGTGCCGCACCGGCAACGTGCCCTACAAGTCCGTTTCCGCCAAGGACCTCGACTACATGTACCGGGGCAACCACCAGGGCGTGGCCGCCCGCTGCGCCGCACTCGACTACACCCCGCTCGAACGGCTCCTCGAACAGGCCCCGGAAGCGCCCCTGCCGCTCATCGTGGCCCTGGACCAGGTCCAGGACACCGGCAACGTGGGGGTGCTCGCCCGCACCGTCCACGCCCTGGGCGGGGCCGGACTCATCGTCTGCCAACACCACGGCGCCTACATCGGGGCCGGGGCCGTGCGCTCTTCGGCGGGCGCCCTGAACAAACTCCCCGTGGCCAAGGTCGGCAACCTCGCCAACGCCATGAAGGACTGCGTCAACTACGACTATACCCTGTACTGCGCGCGCATGACGCCCGACTCCGACAACGTCTACACCGCCGAACTCCGGACTCCGGCCGTGCTCCTGCTCGGGAACGAGGAAAAAGGCGTCCGACCCGGCGTGGCCAAATTCGCGCACCACAGCCTCCACATCCCCTTCCTGCGGGAATTCGACTCTCTCAACGTGGCCCAGGCAGGCGCCATCATCGTCTCGGAATTCGCCAGGCGGCTGGGATAA